Within Deltaproteobacteria bacterium, the genomic segment CGGAGCGCAGAGTGCTCCACATATGAAGGTGGATGTTAAAAAGATAGGTTGTGACTTTTTTGCATTTTCGGGTCATAAGATGCTTGGACCAACAGGTATTGGAGTTCTATACGCAAAGAAATCATATCTCAGCAACATGGAGCCGTTTTTAACAGGCGGAGAAATGATACTCAAGGTTACACTTAATAATGTCATTTATAATGAACTGCCCTGGAAGTTTGAAGCAGGTACGCCTGACTATGAAGGTTCCATCGGTTTAAAAGCAGCAATAGAGTATCTCGAATCCATAGGAATGGATAATATTGCAGAGTACGAACATGAGCTGACCGTGTATGGGTTAAAAAAAATGAAAGAGGTGCCGGGCATAATAATTTATGGGCCTGATGATCCGTCCAAAAAAGGCGGGATCATCGCATTTAATATAGACGGCATGCATTCCCATGATATTGCAACAATACTTGACAGCGAGGGAATAGCAATAAGGGCAGGTCATCATTGTGCACAGCCGCTCATGATTGTTTGTGATGTTTCTGCAATGGCAAGGGCGAGTTTTTATTTTTACAATACAAAGCAGGAGATTGATAAGCTTGTACAGACACTAAAAAAGGCAAAGGAGATGTTTACGCATGGCACTTGAAGATTTATATAAAGAGATTGTTATAGAACACTATCAGCATCCAAAACATCATGGGCATCTTGAGCACTTTGAAGCAAAAGCAGAGGGTTCAAACCCATTATGCGGAGACGAAATAGGGATAGAGCTTCAATTCGATGGAGACGTCATAAAACAGATCATGTTTACAGGCGGTGGCTGCTCAATAAGCCAATCCGCCATTGACATGCTTGCAGATATAGTAAAAGGAAAGTCTACAACAGAGATACATAAGATTATCGAGGAATACAAAAAGATGCTACAGGGGGAGCAGCACGATCCGGATATCATCGGTGATCTTGAGGCACTTTCAGAAGTAAAAAAATATCCCGCAAGGGTAAAGTGCGCCAGTTTAAGCTATGCGGTGCTTGAGCAGGCAATAAATCAGAAAAAATAATCGGAGGAGATAATGGTTCAATATTATGATGACCTTTTAAAGATCAGAAAAACAAAACCGCTTGTGCACCACATAACAAACTATGTTGTCATGAACGTCAGTGCCAATATAACACTTGCACTCGGGGCATCCCCTGTAATGGCTCATGCAAAGCCGGAGGTAGAGGATATGGCATCAATTGCCCAGGTGCTTTACCTGAATATAGGTACACTGAGTGATGAGTGGATCGAAGCAATGATCATGGCAGGTAAAATGGCTAATAGATCGCACGTTCCTGTGCTGCTTGATCCTGTTGGTGCCGGAGCAACTATATACAGAACACAAACCGCCAACCGGATATTAAAAGAAGTAAAGGTTAATGTGCTTAAAGGCAATGGAGGTGAGATGCAGTCGCTCGCAGGTGAAGATGTAAAGGTAAAAGGTGTTGATTCTACAACATCGGCAAGTCCAGACATTGCATCTGCACTTGCAAGTAAATATGGACTTATTGCCGTTGTAACAGGAAAAGATGACTATGTGTCCGACGGCAAAAAAACAGCGGTTATAAGTAACGGTACGGATATGTTTCAGAAAATAACCGGTGCCGGTTGTATGCTCGGATCTATTATTGCATCATTTATGGCTATTAATAATGATTATTTTACAGCTTCTATACAAGGACTCGTATCATTTGAGATAGCAGGTGAAAAGGCAGTGACAAAGTCAAAACTTCCTGGTGGTTTTATGCCTGCACTAATCGATGCAATATCAATACTTGATGAAGATGCATATAAACTTGCAAAGGTAAAGATAAAGTGAGGGGCAACAAACCACAAATACCGCCCGGCATTTACGGTATTACATCAAGGGATTTCGGTTACACCCATGAACAAACAGCCGTGTATTTATTAAAGGCGGGTGTAAAGGTCATCCAGTATAGAGAAAAACACGCCGACACGCGGATTCAATACAAAGAAGCTAAAAGAATAAAAGAGCTGTGCATTGCTTACGGTGCTTTATTCATAATAAATGATAGAATGGATATAGCCCTTGCCGTTGATGCAGACGGTATTCATATAGGCCAGGATGATATGCCAATTGAAGTGGTAAAACGGTACATGGATGGAAAGATTATAGGTGTATCGGTAAGAACTGAACAAGAGGCAATAATAGCACAAACAAACGGTGCCGATTATCTCGGTGCAGGTGCTGTGTATCCAACAACAACAAAAGAGGATGCACTAAGTATAGGGCTTGAGGGACTGGCAAAGATCATAAATGCTACAACCTGTCCTGTCGTTGCCATAGGCGGAATAACAATGGATAAAATTCCAGCATTAAAAGGACTTGATTTGCACGGCATGGCGGTTATATCGGCTATTGCTGGTGCTCCTGACCCGGAGAGATCTGCGAAAAAATTTATTCAATTATTTGGATAATGATCCGGGCTTACCGTATGAGATTTTTTAAACAATAAAATTGTGATGCCGCGAGAGGAGGAGAGAATTACTACTTTGTCTGCAAAATTATCCGCTTATCCGTCTATGCTTATTAAGAAGTTAAAGATCATACTTGAGATGATCAAATTCGAGCATACTTTATTTGCTTTGCCTTTTGCCTTGATAACAATGCTGCTTGCTGCCGGGGGTTTCCCGACATTGCATCAATTGGTATGGATATTCATTGCACTTACGGCCGCAAGAACGATTGCAATGCTCTTAAACAGGGTCATTGACGCTTACATTGATGCAAAGAACCCAAGAACACTCAATAGGGCCATACCGAAGGGACTTGTTTCAAGGCTGTTCGCCGTCATACTCGCAATAATCAGCGCCGGCATCTTTATCTTTTCCGCTTACAAATTAAACACATTGAGTTTTATTTTAAGCTTCCCCGCTTTGGCTGTTACGCTGGCATATTCGTTCCTGAAAAGGTTTACGTGGTTTAGCCACTTTGTGCTTGGCTTTATTGATGCAATGGCACCCGCGGGTGCGTGGATTGCAATAAGAGGCAACCTGCCTGTTAGTATCATGATTTTGAGCCTTGCCGTTGTACTATGGGTTGGAGGATTTGATGTGCTTTACTCTTTGATGGATCTCGAATTTGACAAAAAAGAACACCTGTTTTCAATACCAGTAATCTTTGGCGTTAAAAGGGGTATCTTTCTCTCAAGGCTTTTTCATGTGCTCATGGTTTTATGTTTGATTATTTTCGGTTTGATTTATCCAATGCACATCTTTTATTTTATTGGAGTAATGTTTGTAGTGCTCCTGTTCATATACGAGCATAGCCTTGTTAGACCGGATGATTTTTTAAAGGTTGAAAAGGCTTTTTACGAAACAAACATCGGCGTTAGCGGGATTATGCTTTTCTTTTCTGCACTGGATATATATCTGATCTCGGTAATGCACTTAAAAATATAAGATAAAAATATGTTTGCTTATTGTACGTTTGTGTAAAAAATGGGAGAGATTATCAATCCAAAACCATTTGTAAAATGGGCAGGAGGTAAAAGGCAGATTATAGATATACTCCTGGAGAATAGTCCCGATACGTTCGGAACATATATTGAACCATTTATCGGGGGAGGTGCATTATTGTTCGCTTTGATGCCGGAGAATGCCATCATATCCGATATCAATTCTGAACTTATAATTGCATATAAAACCATAAAAACACATGTTAACAAACTAATAAAAAGTTTAAGTAAACATAAGAATGAAAAAGAATACTTTTACGCTATAAGAGCCAAGAAAGCATACAGATCTGATATCATCAAAACGAGCAGATTCATCTATTTGAATAAAACATGTTTTAACGGGTTGTACAGAGAGAACTCAAAAGGTGAATTTAATGTACCTTTCGGAGAATACGAGAGACCAAACATAGTAGATAAAGAGAATCTATTTACCGTCTCTGTTTATCTGAATTCGGCTAATGTGAAGATACTGAACCAGGATTTCAGAAAAGTTCTTTTAAACGCACGAGAACGGGATTTTGTTTACCTCGATCCTCCGTATCATCCATTGAACAACACGTCTTCTTTTACCAAATATACGAGAGAGGATTTTAACAAACATGATCAAGAGGAGCTCTCGGATATCTATAGTAAACTTGATAAACGCGGATGTTATGTAATGCTTTCTAATTCCAATACAAAATTCATTAAACAACTTTATAAGGGGTATAAAATACAGGAGATAAATGCTAACCGGTTTATAAACTGTAGAGCAGAAAAACGCGTAAAAATGCCTTTTGAAGTTATAGTAAAAAACTGGTAGGCAGAAGTAATGTACCTAAAAGAGAGCAATTAATCAAGTCTAAAAAAGTAATCATGAAAAGGCTGTTCAGTAGAGATGTATAGCATTAAACCTATATATATCGTATAAAGTTACAATAATGATGAACGATTTAGATTATATGCTTCAAACATTGTATCCATGGTCTTACGTGTTTATAGGTTTAGGTGTAATGATAGAGAATATGGGTGTACCTGTACCGGGTGAAACTATCATGGTTGCATCAGCCATACTTGCCGTATCCGGAAGGTTAAATCCGTATCTTGTTATTATAAGCGGTGCTGCCGGTGCTGTAATCGGAGATAACATCGGCTACTGGTTGGGTAGAATTGGCGGCAGAAGACTTGTGAATAGATTATCTTTAAAATTTCAATACATTAACAAAGCAGTGGGTTCAACGGAAAAATTCTTCAAAAAATATGGCGGCGCAACAGTTTTTTTTGCAAGATTTATAGCTGGTGTAAGGATATTTGCAGGACCATTCGCGGGTTTGTCTCTGATGGATTTTAAAAGATTTTTTATTTATAATGCTACAGGTGCAATAATATGGGCATGCACGGTTGTTCTTGTAATATCCTATCTCGGTAAATTTTATTACACATATGTACAGGATTATGAGTATGCAAATTATGTTATTTATGGTATTATCTTTATTATAATAATATATATGACATACAGTATAATAAAAAAGTTGAAGAACCATGCATGACAAATTGTTAGACAATATACATGAAATAAACGGCTTATAAGAGGTACCCAGGCGAAATGACTGCAAAAAAAGAGTCCGGCTTGCTGAAGTTTATAAAAAAGCTTGTAAAAACAAAGGCGCAGAAAAGTGTTGATAAAGATATTGCCAATCTATTAAGGCAAATTGAACATCTAACGTATAAACGATTTAATGATTACGGTCATATAAAAAAAGCACTTACCCATAAGTCTTCAAATACAGCATCGGAATACGAAAATTATGAAAGAATGGAGTTTCTTGGTGATGCAGTATTGGGACTTATCATATCGGATCTATTATACACAGGTTACAGGCATGAAAATGAAGGCAAACTAACTTATTATAAAGATACATTGATTCAGATGAGAAGTCTTGCTTTAAAGGCAAGAAAATTGGGTCTGGCTGAATATGTAAAGGTCGGCGCAAGAGAAAAGAGAAACGGCTTTGCAAACAGTGATGTTCTGCTTGCGGATATCTTTGAATCACTGGTAGGAGCTATATATATTGATATGGGATTTGAACCGGCATACAGGTTTATAAAGACCGTGTTTGAAAAAGACATAAAACATATCTATGCGAGACCTGAGTGGGATTTTAAATCAAAGTTAAATAATATTGTTCAAGAGCTTTATAAGGAACCCCCTGAATATAAAACCATAAACGAAACTGTTGTAAAGGGTATTAAGATTTATAATGTCGCTGTTGTAATTAACAATGAAGACATGGCACACGGTGAAGCCAGGAATAAAAAAGAAGCAGAGCAGATAGCTGCAATGGGCACCTTGAAAAAACTTGGCAAGCTATAACGATGTTTACAGGTTTAATTGAACATACCGGCATTGTTGAAGATATTGATAGCAGCGGATTTATAAAGGTCAATATCAAAAACCTTTCAGAGACACACGCAGGGGACAGTATTTCTATAAATGGAGCATGCCTTACACTTGTATCGATCAACAAATCAACATACACCTTTGAACTATCTCCAGAAACGATTAAGACGGCAGGCTTCGGTATAATCAGACCATATGATATGGTTAATGTGGAGTTACCCAAAAGGCTTTCCGACAGATTACATGGCCACCTTGTCCAGGGACATATCGATACGACAGCAGATATTATAAATATTAAGGAGTCAGGGAAGCATCATTCTTTTACCTTTGCCTTGAAAAGGATTTCCCCATATCTTGTGGATAAAGGGTTTATTGCAATTGACGGCATAAGTGTGACACCATATAATGTTAGCGGTACAATGTTCACAATCGCCGTTATACCATACACCTATGAGCATACAAACCTGAATAAAAGGCATGTTAAAGAACGGGTAAATATTGAATTTGATGTAATTGCAAAATATATTGATAGTATATTAAATATTAAGAAACGTTCCAAAATAACAGAAGATTTTTTAAAGGAAAGAGGTTTTGCATAATGCCGATAACTAGTATTGAAAAGGCTATAGATGATATTAAAAACGGAAAAATGGTCATCCTTGTTGATGATGAGAACAGGGAAAATGAAGGAGATCTGTGTATCGCAGCGGAAAAAGCAACACCCGAGATAATCAGTTTTATGGCAATCTATGGCAGAGGACTTATATGCCTTTCATTGACAGAGGACAGGCTTAATGAGCTGAACCTGCCTTTAATGGTTAATGATAATACATCAAAGTACGGCACAGCATTTACAGTATCTATCGATGCAAAAGAAGACGTTACAACAGGGATATCGGCTTATGACCGGGCAAAAACAATACAGGTTGTTATTGATGATAAAACAAAACCGTATGACCTTGTCAGGCCAGGGCATGTGTTTCCATTGATGTACAAAAAAGGCGGCGTTCTTGTAAGGGCAGGTCAAACAGAAGGCTCTGTTGATCTTGCAAGGCTCGCAGGTTTAAAGCCTGCTGCTGTGATTTGCGAGATCATGAAGGACGATGGAACAATGGCAAGGATGCCTGATCTCGAAAAATTTTCAAACGATCACGGGATCGGCATTGTAACTATTGAGAAGCTTATACATTACAGAATGACACAGGAAAGACTTGTTAAAAGGGTTTCAGAGGCTAATATACCAACAGAATACGGCGGCGAATTTAAAGCTATTGTCTATGAGAATGACCTTGATTATAACCAGCATATCGCACTTATAAAAGGAAACATAGATCCCCAGGAGCCCGTGCTTGTAAGGGTGCACTCGGAATGTTTAACAGGTGATGTGTTTGGCTCAAAAAGGTGCGATTGCGGCAGCCAGCTGCACGAAGCCATGAAAATGATAGAAAAAGAAGGCAGAGGTGTAATCCTTTATCTGAGACAGGAAGGCAGGGGAATAGGGCTTGCCAATAAGATAATGACTTATTCACTACAGGATCAAGGTTTTGATACGGTAGAGGCTAATCATGCGCTCGGATTCCCGGCGGATCTAAGAGACTATGGCATAGGTGCCCAGATACTTGCAGATATTGGTGTAAAAAAGATGAGGCTCATGACGAATAATCCTAAGAAACTTCACGCAATAGCAGGATACGGACTTGAGGTCGTGGAGAGGGTTCCAATTGAAATAACGCCTAACAATATAAACGCTCGATACTTAAAAACAAAACAGGATAAGATGGGGCACATCCTGCATTTAAAATAGGAGGTAAAATGAAGATAATTGAAGGACATCTGAAGGGTGAGGGTCTAAGGATTGGTATAGTAACAAGCAGATTTAATCACTTTATCACAGACAGGCTTGTGGACGGCGCACTCGATGCATTAAAAAAAGTTGGTGTTGGAGAAGAGGATATTACAATTGTAAGAGTACCCGGCTCTTTTGAGATACCCATGATAGCCAAACAGCTTGCAAAACAGAATTTAAATGCGGTATTAGCGCTTGGTGCAATCATAAAAGGCGGCACCTCTCACTATGAGTATATTGCATCGGAGGTTACAAAAGGTATAGCAAACGCATCATTAGAGCTCGGCTTTCCCATCGTATTTGGAATTTTAACGACCGAAACCATCGAAGAAGCAATAGAAAGAGCGGGAACAAAACAGGGTAACAAAGGATACGAGGCTGCTATGAGTGCAGTGGAACTTGCAAATCTGATGAGGATAATGGACAAACAATGGGTAAAAGACAAGATCGAGAAGAAATCCTGAAGGCACTGTACAATATCGACCTTATAAATGACTATTCAGAATCATCTGTAAAACAGCTTGCAATGATGAATAATTGGACACCGGCAACCAATGATACGATTCTAAAAATTGCAGCAAATATAAATACGATAGATCAATACATATCAAAATATCTTAAAAATTGGGCTATCGGTAGAATTGCTGTTGTGGATAGGAATATTCTCAGGCTTGCGATAAGCGAACTCTTGTATGAGCCTGTCACACCTATTAAAGTTATAATAAACGAGGCTGTTGAGATAGCAAAAAAATATGGCACAAAGGACTCGTTCTCATTTATTAATGCAGTTCTCGACAAAGTGGCAAGAGAGCTGAAAAGATAGTAATGAGCCTTACAGTAGACCTTGACAATTCATTGGAAAAGCAATCGGGTGAAATGATTGCGGTATGCATGTTCGAGAGCATTGCTCCGGTGCACGGGTGTGCGGGTATAATTGATTGGGAGATCTCGGGTGAGATCTCAAGGCAGGTGGAAAGCAAGAAATTCTCTGGCGAAAGAAAAGACAGGCTTTTAATTTATTCTCAGCACACATGTGTACCGCCAAGAAAGGTGCTTTTATACGGACTCGGTAAAAAAGAAAACTTTAATCAAAAGATATTAGCCGCACTTACGAAAGACCTTATGCAGACCTTAAACACCTTATCCGTTTATAAGTTTATGCATGTACTGCCGGTTCTTTACGGAATAGAAGCAAAAGTTCAGACAATGATAAACACAATAGCATACACAATGCTTGAATATACTTATATAGAAAAAAAGGATTACACATTAAAATTACTGTGGGATAATATTTCATCAGTGGATGTTAAAACGGCATTCAGGGAAGCAGTTAACATGCTGCCTGATGCGGATATCATAATACTTGAAAGGGAGGTTTAGATAAAATGAAAAGATCTCGAATACTGGGGGTTGGAGTATACCTGCCTGAAAAGGTGGTAACAAATTTTGATCTTGAAAAGTTTATGGATACAACAGACGAATGGATAAGACAGAGGACGGGTATTGAAGAACGCCATTTCGCTGCAGAAGGCGAAGGCGCTGCAAAAATGGGCGCTATCGCAGCAGAAGAGGCGATAAAAAATGCAGGCATAAAAAAGGAGGAAATAGACTTCATTATATTTGCAACATTAAGTCCGGATTATAATTTCCCGGGCTCTGGTGTGCTTGTTCAGGATATACTTGGTATTGATACAATAGGCGCACTCGACATAAGAAACCAATGCACCGGATTTATATACGGGTTATCTGTGGCGGATCAATTTATAAAAACAGGCATGTACAAAAAGATACTTGTAATAGGTTCAGAGGTGCACTCAACAGGTATAGAATTAGCCACGAGGGGCAGGGATGTTTCAGTCTTATTCGGTGATGGTGCAGGTGCGGTAGTAGTTGGACCGGAGGAAGATGAGAATAAAGGCATACTATCAACGCACCTTCATTCAGAAGGCAGGTATGCCAAAGAGTTATGGGTTGAAGCGCCGGCAAGTGTTCTACATCCAAGATTAACAAAAGAGATGCTTGAGGAAGGCAGGCATTATCCTAAAATGAATGGACGGAACGTGTACAAGCATGCAGTAACGAGGATGCCGGAGGTGATTATGGAGGCATTGAATGCAAACGGTTATCAGCTTTCCGATATAGACTTACTTGTTCCTCATCAGGCAAACATGAGGATCAACGAATATATAGGAAATATGCTCGGCATACCGCCTGAAAAGATAGTGCATAATATACAAAAGTATGGTAACACAACTGCAGCAACAATCCCGTTATGCCTCTACGATGCACTTAAAGATGGCAGGTTAAAGCCGGGTCTGCTTGTATGCATCGTATCATTCGGTGCAGGTTTTACATGGGCTTCTGCATTGGTAAGATGGTAGTAGAAAAAGAATTTTTAAAAAATATATTGTCCACAATAACAAGAGAGGCAACAATAGATGATCTGACAGACATCTGGATGGTTGAAAGACACTCTTACGACGATCCATGGTCTTTGAACGTATTAAGGCAATCTCTTGAAGACAGGCATGCATTTAACCTCATAGCATTAAAGGAAACAGACCGTACTGTTACCGGATTTATCATCAACTGGCTCGTTATTGATGAGTTGCACATATTAAACATAGCGGTAAGTCCTGAGTTCAGGAGATACGGTATAGGCGATGTACTGCTCGAGTCAACCATTTATAATGCTAAAGCTCGTGGCTGTAAAACGGCGTACCTTGAAGTGAGAAGATCCAACCTACCCGCATTGACACTTTATATTAAAAAAGGTTTTAAGGTTACGGGTGTCCGAAGGGGCTATTATTCCGATAACCGCGAGGACGCATTACTTATGACAAAGCTGCTATGAAAAAAACTCATACAGGCATTGTTGCTTCTATCAAAACCCTTGCGTCCGATTACTTGCTTTTATCCATAAAAGTAGAGGATGTGTTTAAATTTATACCCGGGCAGTTTGTCATGCTTAAGGTATCCGATACTTATGATCCGCTGCTTTTGAGACCATTTAGTATTATGCGGGCGCATAAAAACATATACGAATTTCTCATAAAGATTCGTGGAAGAGGTACAGGGTTAATTGCAAATTTAAAAAAAAATGATTTCATTTACCTTACAGGACCATTCGGGAATGGGTTTCCCGTTAACACAGGGAGACATCCTATCATCGTAGCAGGAGGCGCCGGTATTGCTTCTGTATATTCACTTGCCCGGAAGTTAAAGAAAGATAAAAAACCGTTTAAATTATTATATGGAGCGATAACAAAGAAAGAGCTTGTTATGCTTGAGGATCTTAAAATTTTTGATCCCTTGATTGCAACGGATGACGGCTCATATAATTATCACGGCACTGTAACCTCACTCCTCGATAAAACAATAGAATACAGCAGCACTGTGTTTGCATGCGGTCCAATGCCGATGCTTTATAACGTAAAGCATATCGCAAAAAGGCATAAATCGGCTTGTTACGTATCACTCGAATCCCGTATGGCGTGCGGGTTCGGCGTATGCCTAGGATGTACTATCTTTGATATGAAGGGAAATACAATAAGGGTATGTAAAGAAGGACCCGTATTTAATGCAGAGGACTTTAACCTTGAAGACTACCATTAAAGATATTGTTAAATCATTAAAACCATCACTCATAAACCTTTCTCATGATATATGGTCTCATCCTGAGATTGCACTTGAGGAGTTTCGAACAAGAGATGCGATATGCGATTACCTGAGCGCACATGGATTTAACATAAAAAAGTCTATCGGCGGCATTAACACATCATTTATCGCAACTTACGGGCATAAGCCACATCCTGCAATAGCATACCTTTCAGAAATGGATGCATTGCCCGAACTGGGCCACGCATGCGGTCATAATGTTAATGCCTGTATAAGCGCTGGTGCTGCTGTTGCATTGTCAAAATCGGTAAACAAGGATAAATGTACGATTGCTGTTATAGGCACGCCTGCAGAGGAAATAGGATTCGGAAAACCAGAGCTTATAAGGCATGGGATTTTTAAGCCTTTTGATGCCGCTATTATGAGCCATGCTTCAACAAAACGCATGAGCTTTAGATGCATGCTTGCACTCAAAAAGGTAAAGATAAGTTTTAAAGGAAAGTCCGCACATGCTGCTTCGTATCCGGAGCAGGGTAAAGATGCGCTGTCCGCCCTTATCCTAACAATAAACAATATCAATGCAAAACGTTCTATGTTTAAACCTTACATGCATGCAAATTTCATAATCACACGCGGAGGTACGGCACCAAACATAATACCCGATTTTGCGGAAGCTTATTATTATGTAAGGGCTAAAGATCTTAAAGAGCTTGATGAGCTTATGGAGCATGTAAGGACGGCTGTAAAGGGCGCTGGACTTGCAACAGGTACAAAATATAATATTATAGAACAGGGTTACACACAGTATCCCTTCAAAATAAATAACGCACTTGTTAGGGTTTATGATGATGTGCTTAAAGAGCTTGGGCTAAAAAAGACCCGGACTGATCCCTGCGAAGGAATGGGGTCGTCCGATATAGGTAATCTTTCTTATATTATACCCACATTGCATGCAAGTACTCCCATAGGAAAGGATGCACACATCCATACGAATGAATTTAAGACGCTTGCCGTTTCAAAAACTGCTGACAGCGGCATATTAGAAGGTGCTACCACACTTGGTATGACAGGCTGCAAGATCATAAATAACCCGGGGTTATTATCTTAACAACGAATTTATAGATTGGACTGCAATATGTATCAGTTCAGAAGGCAATATGCCAAATTGAAAAACACCCCATATTGCTATAATTATGCCTATCGATATGCCTGCCGGTACCGGAGTCTGTGTCTGAATCTCCGGTTCTTCAAAATACATTGCATAAACGACCCGCAAATAATAGTAAAGCGATATTATGCTTGTAAATATACCAAAGATTGCGAGCCCGATATAACCGTTACTTATGGCCGCACTGAATACGTAGAATTTTGCCAGAAACCCTGCTGTAGGAGGTATTCCTGAAAGTGATAAAAGGAAGATAGCCATCATAAGACTAATTACCGGATGCGTTTTTGAAAGACCACTGTAATCGGAAAGCTCATTACCCGTCCCATCCTTCTTTTCAAGGTATGTAACAATTGCAAATGCACCCGTTGTTGTAAACGTATATGCAATAAGATAAAATATGGCTGCCGACATCCCGTAAACACTGCCGGAGACAAGTCCAACCACAATATACCCTGCATGTGCAATGCTTGAATATGCCAGCATACGTTTTACATTCTTTTGTGAGATTGCAACAACATTACCCACAAGCATTGTCAATGCACTTAAAACCCATAGTGCATCCGATACTGGTACTTTATAAACATTGAACACTATGATCACAAGTTTTATAATTGCCGCAAAACTCGCGGTCTTTACAGCGGTTGCCATAAACCCTGTAACAGGTGCAGGAGCACCTTCATAGGCATCGGGTGCCCATGCGTGGAATGGAACGACCGCAACCTTGAATCCTAGACCTATTAATATGAATGTAATGCCGCCCATCATGATGATGTTGGTCATCAAATCCTGTCTTGCGGTAAGAGACTTTGCAATAAGATAAAGATTGGTGGTACCCAGTACGCTATAAACAAGTGCTATACCGTATAATAAAAATGCTGTTGCATAAGCTCCAAGAAGAAGATATTTCATTGAGCCTTCAAGGCTTGCACTTCTATCCCTTGTAAAACCAACAAGAGGATACACAGAAAAACTCATAAGCTCAAGCCCGAGGACAAGAACGATCATGTTTGTCGCAGAAATTATAAACATCATCCCGAGAATTGCACTTAAGATAAGGATGTAAAAATGGCCGCCGTCGGGCTCAAACCTATCCACATAATCCAATGAAACTAATATCGTTATAACACCAGACAGCATAACAATCATAAATAGTATAAGAGAAAACTCATCAATAGCGATCATGTTTGAAAATCCCATAATCTTATTACCCCAGAGATATATGGAAGTCCCCATACCCGTTAATATGCCGAGCACGGCTATTATACCTACAGCTAATTTTCTGCCCTCTGTAAAAGCGTCAAACATGGAAACTATAAAAAGCGTTACTACAATAACAAGTTCCGGAAGGATGGCAGTAAGATTCATTTGTCCCATCATTTTATTTCATCCTCTCCTGCATCCTGATCTGTGGAGGCTGAACCGGTACCGGTTGAATCACT encodes:
- a CDS encoding DNA adenine methylase, producing MGEIINPKPFVKWAGGKRQIIDILLENSPDTFGTYIEPFIGGGALLFALMPENAIISDINSELIIAYKTIKTHVNKLIKSLSKHKNEKEYFYAIRAKKAYRSDIIKTSRFIYLNKTCFNGLYRENSKGEFNVPFGEYERPNIVDKENLFTVSVYLNSANVKILNQDFRKVLLNARERDFVYLDPPYHPLNNTSSFTKYTREDFNKHDQEELSDIYSKLDKRGCYVMLSNSNTKFIKQLYKGYKIQEINANRFINCRAEKRVKMPFEVIVKNW
- the thiM gene encoding hydroxyethylthiazole kinase produces the protein MVQYYDDLLKIRKTKPLVHHITNYVVMNVSANITLALGASPVMAHAKPEVEDMASIAQVLYLNIGTLSDEWIEAMIMAGKMANRSHVPVLLDPVGAGATIYRTQTANRILKEVKVNVLKGNGGEMQSLAGEDVKVKGVDSTTSASPDIASALASKYGLIAVVTGKDDYVSDGKKTAVISNGTDMFQKITGAGCMLGSIIASFMAINNDYFTASIQGLVSFEIAGEKAVTKSKLPGGFMPALIDAISILDEDAYKLAKVKIK
- a CDS encoding cysteine desulfurase; translation: MDIERIRKDFPVLSRIVRDKLLVYLDNAATTQKPIQVIEAISDLYKRYNANVHRGVYLLAEEATDAHEAAREAVRRFIDAPSTEEIIFTRNTTESINLIAYTWAEANLKSGDEIILSIMEHHSNYIPWFRIAQRKHASIKIVPATSEGIFDMQAFKGMLSERTRLVTVTQMSNVYGTINPVEEITRLSHEAGATVIVDGAQSAPHMKVDVKKIGCDFFAFSGHKMLGPTGIGVLYAKKSYLSNMEPFLTGGEMILKVTLNNVIYNELPWKFEAGTPDYEGSIGLKAAIEYLESIGMDNIAEYEHELTVYGLKKMKEVPGIIIYGPDDPSKKGGIIAFNIDGMHSHDIATILDSEGIAIRAGHHCAQPLMIVCDVSAMARASFYFYNTKQEIDKLVQTLKKAKEMFTHGT
- a CDS encoding SUF system NifU family Fe-S cluster assembly protein, yielding MALEDLYKEIVIEHYQHPKHHGHLEHFEAKAEGSNPLCGDEIGIELQFDGDVIKQIMFTGGGCSISQSAIDMLADIVKGKSTTEIHKIIEEYKKMLQGEQHDPDIIGDLEALSEVKKYPARVKCASLSYAVLEQAINQKK
- a CDS encoding DedA family protein is translated as MMNDLDYMLQTLYPWSYVFIGLGVMIENMGVPVPGETIMVASAILAVSGRLNPYLVIISGAAGAVIGDNIGYWLGRIGGRRLVNRLSLKFQYINKAVGSTEKFFKKYGGATVFFARFIAGVRIFAGPFAGLSLMDFKRFFIYNATGAIIWACTVVLVISYLGKFYYTYVQDYEYANYVIYGIIFIIIIYMTYSIIKKLKNHA
- the thiE gene encoding thiamine phosphate synthase, whose translation is MRGNKPQIPPGIYGITSRDFGYTHEQTAVYLLKAGVKVIQYREKHADTRIQYKEAKRIKELCIAYGALFIINDRMDIALAVDADGIHIGQDDMPIEVVKRYMDGKIIGVSVRTEQEAIIAQTNGADYLGAGAVYPTTTKEDALSIGLEGLAKIINATTCPVVAIGGITMDKIPALKGLDLHGMAVISAIAGAPDPERSAKKFIQLFG
- the ubiA gene encoding putative 4-hydroxybenzoate polyprenyltransferase, with the protein product MSAKLSAYPSMLIKKLKIILEMIKFEHTLFALPFALITMLLAAGGFPTLHQLVWIFIALTAARTIAMLLNRVIDAYIDAKNPRTLNRAIPKGLVSRLFAVILAIISAGIFIFSAYKLNTLSFILSFPALAVTLAYSFLKRFTWFSHFVLGFIDAMAPAGAWIAIRGNLPVSIMILSLAVVLWVGGFDVLYSLMDLEFDKKEHLFSIPVIFGVKRGIFLSRLFHVLMVLCLIIFGLIYPMHIFYFIGVMFVVLLFIYEHSLVRPDDFLKVEKAFYETNIGVSGIMLFFSALDIYLISVMHLKI